TAAAAATTATATTAGCGAATTATTTTGATTGTTTTGGAGAGAATTTAGATACCGTATTAGAACTTCCTGTTCATACCTTACACTTAGATTTAGTACGTTGTAAACTGCAGTTAGATGATATTTTGTCCTCAAAAAAACTGAATAAAAATACCCATTTATCATTAGGGGTTATTGATGGTAGAAACATTTGGAAAAATAATTTTGAAGATTCTCTAGCCTTGATCCAAAAGGCAATTGCCCATGTGGGAGAAGAAAGAATTACTATAGCGCCATCTTGTTCTTTATTACACTCGCCTTGCGATTTAGATTTAGAAACAAATGAAACTAATTTAAGTGCCGAAGTAAAACAATGGCTTGCTTTTGCTAAACAAAAATTAGAAGAAGTAAATACGCTAAGAAACTTTATCACTAAAGTAAATTTAAGCAAAACCTTAGAAAAAGTGAATGAGAATAGCGCCGCAAATGCGGAGCGAAAAATATCAAAAAGTATTCACAATCCTAAAGTTAAAGACCGCGTTAAAGCATTAACTAAAAAAGATGATCAGCGCTTGAATGGTTTCACTCAACGGAAGATAATTCAGCAAAAAGCTTTGAATCTTCCATTATACCCAACCACAACTATTGGTTCTTTTCCTCAAACAAAAGAAGTACGTAGCCAAAGGGCTAATTTTAAAAAAGGGAATACTACTCCAGAGGCGTACCATAGTTTTATAGAAAAAGAAACTAGAGAAACTATAGCATTTCAAGAGAATATAGGGCTAGATGTTTTAGTTCATGGCGAGTTTGAACGTAATGACATGGTAGAATATTTTGGAGAACAATTAGACGGCTTTGCTTTTACCAGCTTTGGATGGGTACAGAGTTATGGTAGTAGATGTGTAAAACCACCTGTAATTTATGGAGATGTCTCGAGAGAAAACCCGATGACTGTTTTTTGGTCTTCTTTTGCACAGTCTATTACAGACAAGCCCGTAAAAGGAATGCTTACGGGGCCTGTTACTATTTTACAATGGTCTTTTGTTCGTAACGATCAACCAAGATCGGAAACCTGTACGCAAATTGCTTTAGCGATTCGCGATGAAGTAGTCGATTTAGAAAAAGCAGGCTTATCTATTATCCAAATAGATGAACCAGCCATACGCGAAGGACTTCCCTTACGTAAAGAAGATTGGAAAACATATCTTGATTGGGCAGTAAAAGCCTTTAGAATTTCTGCAAGTGGCGTAAAAGATGAAACACAAATACATACGCATATGTGTTATTCAGAATTCAACGACATTATTGAGCATATTGCAGCTATGGATGCGGATGTGATTACTATAGAATGTTCTAGATCGCAGATGGAGCTTTTAGATGTTTTCCGTGAGTTTAAATACCCTAATGAAATTGGTCCTGGAGTTTATGATATTCACTCTCCTAGAGTTCCAGACCGTTCAGAAATGGTTGCATTGATAGAAAAAGCAAAAGAATATATTGCTCCTGAACATTTATGGGTAAATCCAGATTGTGGTTTAAAAACCAGGCATTGGGATGAAACAAAAAAAGCATTGATAGAAATGGTAGCCGCTGCTCAAGAGTGCAGACAAAGAGTTGCTGTATCGCATTAAATTTGAATATAGTCTAGTTTTAGGTCGCTTCTTATGGTATTAAGAAGCGACTTTTTTTTTCATTTTTAAATGAATTCACCTTCATTACCCTTATTGTAAAAACCTTTTAAAATTAAAAAAAAGGCTTTTTAAACACCTACAATAACAGCCTAGCTCATATTTGTTCTCTTTTTAACAGAAATTGAAGTAATTTTGCGGCATGGTTAGAACATTTCAGCTTCGGGTTTCTTTAAAAGAAGAAACAATAGAGGGTATCCTTAATAAGAAAGCAGCAAAACATGTTGGTGCAGAAGAGAAAGATATTGTTGTAAAAGTATTGCGTAAATCTATTGATGCGCGTAAGCCTAGAATTTACATCAATTACAAACTTCAGGTATATATTAACGAAAAACCATCTGAAAATCCAGATTATATTTTTGAATATAAAGATGTCTCTAAAGCTAAAGAAGTGCACATAATTGGTTTTGGACCTGCAGGAATGTGGGCCGCACTTCGTTGTTTAGAATTAGGGTTTAAACCAATAGTTTTAGAACGCGGAAAAAATGTAAAAGACAGACGTCGTGATCTAAAAGCTATAAACCAAGAACATATTGTAGGCGAAGATTCTAACTACTGCTTTGGTGAAGGGGGCGCAGGAACCTATTCTGACGGAAAACTGTATACTCGCAGTATTAAACGGGGTGATGTACGTCGTATTTTCGAAAGCTTAGTACACCATGGTGCTACGGAGCAAATTTTGATTGATGCGCATCCGCATATTGGCACCAATAAATTACCTAAAATTGTCCAAAATATTAGAGAGGCAATTATCAACCATGGGGGCGAAATTCATTTTGATACCCGTGTGGTCGATTTTACGCTTCATAATAACAAAATAAAAGCTGTTCAGCTTCAAAATGGAAATGAAATGGCGGTAAACCGTGTTATCCTTGCTACCGGTCATTCTGCAAGAGATATCTATTATCT
This genomic stretch from Cellulophaga algicola DSM 14237 harbors:
- the metE gene encoding 5-methyltetrahydropteroyltriglutamate--homocysteine S-methyltransferase — encoded protein: MKTTNLGYPRIGSNRALKKALENYWSGKATLVDLEETAKNIRTENWLLQQEKGIDIIPSNDFSLYDQVLDMCMTVNAIPKRYTALQQKNHATQDLYFAMARGIQKDGIDLTAMEMTKWFDTNYHYIVPEFYKNQAFSYCNSKIVDEYKEALALGIKTKPVLIGPVSFLLLGKEKENGFDRIDLLPNLLPTYLKIIKELSALNVEHIQFDEPFLATDLTNKDREAIRYTYQTIADKFPDLKIILANYFDCFGENLDTVLELPVHTLHLDLVRCKLQLDDILSSKKLNKNTHLSLGVIDGRNIWKNNFEDSLALIQKAIAHVGEERITIAPSCSLLHSPCDLDLETNETNLSAEVKQWLAFAKQKLEEVNTLRNFITKVNLSKTLEKVNENSAANAERKISKSIHNPKVKDRVKALTKKDDQRLNGFTQRKIIQQKALNLPLYPTTTIGSFPQTKEVRSQRANFKKGNTTPEAYHSFIEKETRETIAFQENIGLDVLVHGEFERNDMVEYFGEQLDGFAFTSFGWVQSYGSRCVKPPVIYGDVSRENPMTVFWSSFAQSITDKPVKGMLTGPVTILQWSFVRNDQPRSETCTQIALAIRDEVVDLEKAGLSIIQIDEPAIREGLPLRKEDWKTYLDWAVKAFRISASGVKDETQIHTHMCYSEFNDIIEHIAAMDADVITIECSRSQMELLDVFREFKYPNEIGPGVYDIHSPRVPDRSEMVALIEKAKEYIAPEHLWVNPDCGLKTRHWDETKKALIEMVAAAQECRQRVAVSH